One genomic region from Bartonella australis AUST/NH1 encodes:
- a CDS encoding L,D-transpeptidase family protein — translation MQLKQSFSVFLLSIIGVLSACQQRLPTSIQAKVEQELPKEIQERMVAHHIDQYAPIMMRFFKEENIAEIWKQDDTGYFILVAQYHICKWSGQLGPKYQEGDRQAPEGFYTIHADQMNPYSRYYLSFNIGFPNLYDQAHGRTGSNLMVHGACSSAGCYSMSDKNMAQIYAFARDAFRGGQSEFQLHAFPFRMTDANMKRHRADSNYQFWVMLKEGYDLFEKRRKPPKIEVYEKRYIFDYSGDEKLAFVIPEI, via the coding sequence ATGCAATTAAAGCAATCCTTCTCAGTATTTCTTTTGTCGATAATCGGGGTTTTAAGTGCTTGTCAGCAAAGGCTGCCAACTTCTATTCAAGCTAAGGTTGAACAGGAATTGCCTAAAGAAATTCAAGAGAGAATGGTTGCGCACCATATTGATCAATATGCGCCGATTATGATGCGGTTTTTCAAAGAAGAAAATATTGCTGAAATTTGGAAACAGGACGACACAGGATATTTTATACTCGTGGCGCAGTATCATATTTGCAAATGGTCGGGCCAACTTGGGCCAAAATATCAAGAAGGGGACCGTCAGGCGCCTGAAGGTTTTTATACTATCCATGCGGACCAGATGAATCCTTATTCAAGATATTACCTTTCTTTTAATATAGGTTTTCCTAATCTTTATGATCAAGCACATGGTCGTACAGGGAGTAATCTTATGGTTCACGGTGCTTGTTCTTCTGCGGGCTGTTATTCGATGAGCGACAAAAATATGGCACAAATTTATGCTTTCGCGCGGGATGCTTTTAGAGGAGGACAAAGTGAGTTTCAGCTACATGCCTTCCCTTTTCGCATGACGGATGCTAATATGAAACGTCATCGTGCAGATTCTAATTACCAATTTTGGGTAATGCTTAAAGAAGGTTATGATTTATTTGAAAAGAGGCGCAAACCTCCGAAAATTGAGGTTTATGAAAAACGCTACATTTTCGATTACTCTGGTGATGAGAAATTAGCTTTTGTAATACCTGAAATATAA